From the genome of Hyphomonas adhaerens MHS-3, one region includes:
- a CDS encoding DUF3126 family protein, with translation MNREETLRLEAYLKEKLNPGLRLLPRDKTDDSVEVYLGAEFIAVIYKDVDEGETSYQFQMTVLEEDING, from the coding sequence ATGAACCGCGAAGAAACGCTCCGCCTTGAAGCCTATCTCAAAGAGAAGCTGAACCCCGGCCTGCGCCTGCTGCCGCGCGACAAGACGGACGATTCTGTCGAAGTCTATCTCGGCGCCGAGTTCATTGCCGTCATCTACAAGGATGTCGATGAAGGCGAGACCTCCTATCAGTTCCAGATGACCGTTCTGGAAGAAGACATCAACGGCTAA